The Motilibacter peucedani DNA window ACTCCGGCGGCACGTCGAGCTCGCGCGCCGCGAGCAGGTAGCCCTGCGGGTCGGGCTTGCCGCGCTCCACGCGGTGGGCGTCGACCACGACGCCCGGAGCGGGTACGCCTGCGGCCGCGAAGCTCGCGCGCACCAGCTCGTCGACGCCGGAGGTCACCACGGCCCAGGACCCGGCCGGCAGCGCCGAGAGCAGCGACGCCGCACCGGGGTAGGCCGGCATCGTGGGCGCCTGCTCGGCGAGGTAGCCCTGCAGCCGGTCGAGCTCGGCAGCCGCGTCGAGGTGAGGAGCCACCGTGGTGATGGTGTCGAGCCCGCGCCGGCCGTGCGTCTCGCTCCACACAGCCGCGGGGTCGAGCCCGTGGTCGCCGGCCCAGCGGTCCCACACCGCGCGGTAGACCGCGTAGGAGTCGAGCAGCACCCCGTCGACGTCGAAGAGCACGGCCCGGCGCGCCGGCCCGGTCACGGGCGCTGGTGCAGCACGAGGGGGAGCACGGGCCCGCTGCCGGCCTCGCGCAGCAGGGCCGCTGCGACGGTCGCCGTCCAGCCCGAGACCAGCACGTCGTCGACGAGCAGGAGCGGGCCGTCGGGGACGGCGGCACCGGGGCGTACGCGCAGGGTCTCGAGCAGCGCCGCCGCACGCACGCCGGACGCGACCTCGCGCGGCGGAGGCGGGCCGGTCACCTCGAGCAGGTCGGTGACCAGCGGCAGGCGGCCGACCTGGGCGACGTAGGCCCCGGTCGAGCCGACCAGCTGCGGGTGGCTCCGCGAGGGCACGACCACCACGCAGCTCGGGCGGGCGACCCAGCTGGTGCGCCAGCGGGAGAGCACCTGCACCAGCGCCGCGCCCAGCTCGTCGGGCAGCTCGCGGTCGGTGCCGGCCAGCGGTGCGAGGGCGTCGACCCACGCAGGGTCGTCGGCGAAGGCGAGCGCGCGGCCGGGCTCGGCCTGGGACGAGGCGGGGATGCGGCCGCGACGTGCCGCCGGGCCCGAGCCGCTGCCGCCGGTGGGCCACATCTTGCGCGGCTCGAGCACGACGTCGCGCCCGCGCAGCGAGTCGCGGGCGGCGACCACCCGCTCCGGCGGCACGGCGGTGCCGGGCGCCGGCAGCCGCCCGGTGCAGACCGAGCACCGGCCGCACGGCTCGGGGTCGGGGTCGTCGAGCGCCCGCTGGAGGAAGGCCATCAGGCAGCCCTCGCCAGCGGCGTAGCGGCGCATGATGTCGGCCTCGTCGGCCCGCGCGCGGCGCAGCCGGGCGAAGCGCTCGTCGTCGAAGGTCCAGCCCGTGCCGGTCGAGCGCCACCCGCTGCCCTCGCGGTCGACCGCACCGTCGACCGCGAGCAGCTTGAGCAGCGCCTCCAGCCGGCCGCGGCGGACCCCGGTCGCCGCCTCGAGCGCGGGGACGCTGCGCGGCTCCGGCGAGGAGTCGAGCTCGGCGAGCACCCGGGCCGCCGAGTCGGGGTCGGGGATCGTGGCGGTGGCGAAGTGCTCCCAGATGCGCGGGTCGGACTCGGCCGCCGGCAGCAGCACCGCGGTCGCCGAGTCGATGCCGCGCCCGGCGCGGCCGACCTGCTGGTAGTAGTCGACCGGGCTCGCCGGCGAGCCGACGTGGACCACGAAGGCGAGGTCGGGCTTGTCGAAGCCCATGCCGAGCGCGGAGGTGGCCACCACCGCCTTCACCTCGTTGGCGCGCAAGGCGTCCTCGACCCGCAGGCGCTCGCCCGGCTCGAGCTTGGAGGAGTAGGCCACCGCCGAGATGCCCTGCTCCCGCAGGTAGCCCGCCAGCCGGTCGGTCTCGGCCACGGTGAGGGTGTAGACGATGCCCGAGCCGGCGAGCCCGGTGAGCGCCTCGGCCACCCACGCGTACCTCTCGAGCGGGCCGAGGCCCGGCACGACCGCGAGCGTGAGCGACCCGCGGGCGAGCGCACCGCGCACGGTCACCGTCTGCTCGCCGAGCTGCGCGGCGACGTCGCTGGTGACGCGGGCGTTCGCAGTCGCGGTGGTCGCCAGCACCGGCACGTCGCCGAGCCCGGACAGCAGGTCGCGGCTCAGCCGCAGGTAGTCGGGGCGGAAGTCGTGGCCCCAGCTCGAGAGGCAGTGCGCCTCGTCGACGACGACCAGGCCGACGCGGCGCAGCAGCCCGGGCAGCACCGAGCGGGCGAAGCGCGGGTTGGCCAGCCGCTCGGGCGAGAGCAGGAGCAGGTCGACCTCGTCGCGCTCGAGCGCGGCCTCGACCGACGGCCAGTCGTCGACGTTGCCGGAGTGCAGCGCGTCGGCGCGCACGCCCGCACGCACCGCGGACGCGACCTGGTCGCGCATGAGCGAGAGCAGCGGGCAGACCACGAGCGTCAGCCCGCCGCCTGCGGCCCGGGTCGCCGCCGTGGCCATGAGGTAGACCGCCGACTTGCCCCAGCCGGTCGCCTGCACCACCAGCGCCCGGCGGCCCTCGACGACGAGCGCGTGCGCGGCCGCCACCTGGTCGGGGCGCGGCACGGCCGCCGGGCCGGCGAGCCGGTGGACGACGTCGTCGGCCGCGGCGGTCAGCGACTCGTCGGTCACAGGCGTGAAGGGCACGAGCGCCACTCTGCCGCACGCCACCGACGTCCCGACCGCCGCGGGCCCCGGCCTGTGGACGAGCGGGAGGTCAGCGCCCGCCGCGCGACTGCGGGACGCGGCTCAGGTCGCTGGCCAGCACCGTGGCCGCGAGCGCCTTGACCGAGGACTTGGCCTCGGAGCGCGGGTTGCTCATCAGCACCAGGTCGACCGAGCCGAGCTCGGGCAGCCCGTGCTCGGGGCCGAGCGCGACCAGGTTCGCGGGCATGAGGCTCTTGGCGATGCTCGAGACGCCGATGCCGGCCGACACCGCGGCGATGAGGCCGTTGACCCCGCGGCAGATGCACACGTTGCGCCACGGCCGGGCCGCCCGCTCGAGCGCCTTCTGCATCTGGGTCCGGCTGATGCTCGGGTTGGGGTAGACCACCAGCGGCACCGGCTTCGCCGGGTCGAGCGAGGTGCCCGGCGTGCCCACCCAGACCAGCCGCTCGCGGCTCAGCAGCGTGCCGCGCTGGTCGTCGTCGACCCGCTTGCCGAGGAAGAGGTCGAGCCGGTCGTTCTCGAGCCGGCGGTGCAGCGTGCCGCTCTGGTCGACCGTGAGCTCGAGCTCCACGAGCGGGTGGTCGCGGCCGAAGTCGTACAGGATCTGCGGCAGCCCGGTGAGCGCGAGGTCGTCGGACATGCCCAGCCGCACGCGTCCGGTGGGGCGCTCGGAGGAGAAGTAGGCCGAGGCCTGCTCGTGCGCCCGCAGGATCGAGCGCGCGAAGCCGATCATGGCCTCGCCGTCGGGCGTCAGCGACACCGAGTGCGTGTCGCGGTGCACCAGCTGGCGGCCCGCGGCGGTCTCGAGCTTGCGCACGTGCTGGCTCACCGTCGGCTGCCCGATGCCGCGCGTGCGCGCCGCCTGGGTGAAGCTGCGCGTCTGGGCGACCGCGAGGAACGTCTCCAGCTGGCTCGGCTCGAACAGCATGGCTATCTCGATCCCTGATCGCAGTAAGTCGCTTGATCGCTCTTCCGTATGAGCGGCTCGTGCCGAAGTCTAGGAGGACAGTGCAGAGCTAGGAGAGGTTTCCCCGTGAGCCCGGCGGCCACAGCCACCACCGCAGACCCGACCGACACGTACGACGCCGCGACCGACACTCCCACCGACGTCCACCCCGCGGAGCCCGCCACCCGCCGCTCGGCCATCCGCGACGCGCTCGCGCAGCGCAACTACCGCATCTACGTCATGGGCCAGGCCGTGTCGAACACCGGCAACTGGTTCCAGAGCATCGCGCTCGACTGGCTGGTCCTCCAGCTCACGCACAGCTCGGCCGCGGTCGGCGTGACGATGGCGCTGCAGTTCCTGCCGATGCTGCTGTTCGGGATGTACGGCGGGGTGCTCGCCGACCGCTACCCGCGCCGCCGCATCCTCATCGCCACCCAGTCGACGGCCGGCGTGCTCACCGCCTGCCTCGCCGCGCTGACGCTCACCGGCCGCGAGACGGTGTGGGAGATCTGGGCGATCGCGCTGCTCGGCGGCATCGTCTTCATGGTCGACAACCCGACCCGCCAGGCGTTCCTGCACGACCTGGTCGACTCCGAGCACATCTCGAGCGTCGTCGCTCTCAACGGCGCGGTGTTCCACTCCACCCGGCTGGTGGGCCCGGCCCTCGCCGGCGTGCTCATCGGCGCCCTCGGCTGCGGCTGGGCCTTCGTCATCAACGCGCTGTGCTTCCTCGGCCCGCTCGTCTCGCTGTTCACGCTGTCGGTGGGCAACACCGTGCGCACCGCTGGTGCGAGCCGCGGCAAGGGCGAGATCCGCGCGGCACTGCGCTACGTGCGCCGTCACCGCGACATCGCCGCGACCATCGCGCTGGTCGGCGTGGTGGGCACCTTCGGACTGAACTTCCCGGTGGTGCTGACCGGCATGGCGCAGGACGTCTTCCACGGCAACGCGACCTACTACGGCTTCTTCAACGTCATGCTCGCCGTCGGCTCGGTGACCGGCGCCCTGCTCTCCGCGGGCCGGCCGAAGACGCCGCTGCGCGGGCTGGCCCTGGGTGCGGTCGGCTTCGGCGCGGCCCAGGCGCTCGCGGCGCTCATGCCCGGCGTCGCCGTCTTCGCCGTGGTGCTCGTCGCCATGGGCGGCTTCAACCTCGCCTTCCAGGCTCTCGCGAACTCCTCGGTGCAGCTCTCCAGCGACCCGGCGCTGCGCGGCCGCGTCATGAGCCTCTACATGCTCGTCTTCGTCGGCGGCACGCCCATCGGCGCGCCCATCGTCGGCGCAGTCACCGCCCACGAGGGCGCGCGCGCCGGCATGCTCTTCTGCGGCGCCGTGCCCATGCTGGCTGCGCTGTGCCTGCTCGGTGCGCTCGCCGTACGCGACGGTGCAGGCCTGCGCCGCGCCTGCACCGCCTGACGGCTCGGGGAGTCAGCTCCGGGTCCAGGACTGGTTGCTGGCCCCGTTGCACCACCACACGTCGACCGGGGTGCCGTTGCCGGTGCCGACGCCGGCCGCGTCGAGGCAGAGCGCGGGGTCGACGGCGCTGGTGATCGTGCCGTCGTCGCGCACCTCCCACTGCTGGGCTGCGACGGGGGCGCAGTCGGCCAGCACGACCGGTGACCCGGCGGAGGCGCCGTCACCGCCGACGGCCATGCACGTCGAGCCGTAGACCGTGAGCTGCTTGGAGCTGTTCCAGCCCCACGACTGGTTCTCGCCGGCGTTGCAGTCCCAGAGGTCGAGCTGCGTGCCGGCGGTGGTGCTGAATCCGGGCACGTCGACGCAGCGTCCCGACCCCACGCCGCGGATCACCTCGCCGGGAGGCGCTGGCGGCAGGTCGTTGACCGGCGACCTGCGGCCGTAGCCGTAGCCCCACCGCAGCTGCGCCACGCCGGAGGCGTTGTTGTCGACGAGGTCGCCGGACGGGGTCAGCGACTCGATCGAGTAGGCGTCGCCGGTGCGCAGACCCGGCCAGTAGACCAGGCCCATGCCGAGCGCCCGGGCCGTGTCGGTGACCGCTGCGAGGTAGGACGTGTAGACGTTGCCGTCGTGGGCGCCGTAGTTGAGCCCGGTCGTCATCGGCGAGCCGACCTCGTCCATGATCGTGCGCGAGGCGTAGGCGCCGATGCGCGGCAGCAGCTCCGCCTTCCACTCCGCCTCTGTGGTGTAGGAGAACCAGTAGCCGTAGAAGTGCAGCGACAGCAGCGTCCCTGCGAGCTCGGGCGCCGCGCCGACGCCCACGACGCTGTCGTTGTAGCCGGTGCCCGAGATGACGACGCGCCCGCGCGGGACGTCGCTGTGGCGGGCGAGCCAGCCGGAGGTCACCGCCACCCACTGGTCGAGGGTGTAGCCGTGCGGCTCGTTCATGGGTTCGAAGTAGACCCACGGGTTGTCGCGGTAGTCCGAGACCACCGTGTCCCACATGCGGTTCCACGCCGCTGGGTCGTCGATGAAGCCGTCCTTGCTGGTGTCGGCCTCCCAGTAGCTGAGGATCACCTTGGTGTGCCGGTTGGTGGCCGCGTCGATGGCCCCCTTGTAGGACGCCCACCAGTCGTTGCCGACGCTGCTCGGGTTGATGGGCAGCCGCAGCGTCGTGGCGCCGAGGTTCTGCCGGAAGCCCTTGACGACGTCGCGGGCGGTCCGCGACACCTGGCGGTAGGAGTAGGAGGTGCTCAGCCCACTGGGCACCACTGCGTCGCTGGCGAAGTTGTCGCGCGGGTCGGCCCAGTTGACGCCGCGGAAGCCGTTGGTGCCGGCGGGAGGTACGGCGGGGTGCGTCCCAGCCTGGGCGACGCCCGCGGGGGCGAGGAGGGCGAGGGCCGCGCCGAGGGCGGCGACCAGCGCGAGGCGGCGGGGACGGCGGTGCGAAGGTGCGGACATGCGGGCTCCTGCGTCGTCGGAGGAAGCGGCTGTACGACTGTGGTGCAGCCTAGCCCTCGGGCCGGCTGGGCGGCGGGGCCGTGCTGGCGCGCACGACCAGCGTCGTGGGCACGATGACGCGCTCGTCGGTGAGCACCTCCCCGGCCAGCTGGCGCAGCAGCAGGTCGACCAGGCGCAGGCCGATCTCCTGGAAGTCCTGGTGCACCGTGGTCAGCGGCGGCCAGAGGTAGTCGGCGAGCGGCACGTCGTCGAAGCCCACGACCGAGAGGTCGTCGGGGATGCTGCGGCCGCTCTCGTGCACCGCTCGGCAGAGGCCCGCCGCCATCTCGTCGTTGGCGCAGAAGACCGCCGTGACGTCGTCCGCCGTCGCCAGTGACGCGGCGGCCTCGTAGCCGGAGCGGGCGCTCCAGTCGCCCCTCACCACGGCGGGCTGCTGGCGTCCCGCGGCGGCCAGCGCCGCGCGCCAGGCGTCGACGCGTACGTCTGCGGGCCCGGAGTCCGACGGGCCGGCCAGGTGGTGCACCGTCCGGTGCCCGAGGCCGAGCAGGTGCTCCACGGCCAGCCGGGTCCCGGCAGCCTGGTCGGCGCGCACCGCGGGGTGGTGGCCGACGAAGCGCGAGTCCGACACGACGACCGGCAGGGTCGGGGGCAGCACCAGGCTGGTGGGGGTGGCGGTCTCGGCGCGGATGATGACCAGCCCGTCGATGAGCTGGTGCGACAGGCGCAGCGCCGCCTCGGAGACCTTGCTGCGGGTCGGCGCGACGACATCGACGAGGCTGACGGTGTAGCCCCTGTCGCGGGCGGCGCTGACGACGGCCTCGACGGTGCGCGACTCGCCCGTG harbors:
- a CDS encoding LacI family DNA-binding transcriptional regulator; amino-acid sequence: MTRRPAAARDRTKPSIGDVARVAGVSSQTVSRVSTGSERVLPETRARVLAAMESLGYSPNSAARALRGGSFGTLGVIAHRIARTGESRTVEAVVSAARDRGYTVSLVDVVAPTRSKVSEAALRLSHQLIDGLVIIRAETATPTSLVLPPTLPVVVSDSRFVGHHPAVRADQAAGTRLAVEHLLGLGHRTVHHLAGPSDSGPADVRVDAWRAALAAAGRQQPAVVRGDWSARSGYEAAASLATADDVTAVFCANDEMAAGLCRAVHESGRSIPDDLSVVGFDDVPLADYLWPPLTTVHQDFQEIGLRLVDLLLRQLAGEVLTDERVIVPTTLVVRASTAPPPSRPEG
- a CDS encoding MFS transporter, with amino-acid sequence MSPAATATTADPTDTYDAATDTPTDVHPAEPATRRSAIRDALAQRNYRIYVMGQAVSNTGNWFQSIALDWLVLQLTHSSAAVGVTMALQFLPMLLFGMYGGVLADRYPRRRILIATQSTAGVLTACLAALTLTGRETVWEIWAIALLGGIVFMVDNPTRQAFLHDLVDSEHISSVVALNGAVFHSTRLVGPALAGVLIGALGCGWAFVINALCFLGPLVSLFTLSVGNTVRTAGASRGKGEIRAALRYVRRHRDIAATIALVGVVGTFGLNFPVVLTGMAQDVFHGNATYYGFFNVMLAVGSVTGALLSAGRPKTPLRGLALGAVGFGAAQALAALMPGVAVFAVVLVAMGGFNLAFQALANSSVQLSSDPALRGRVMSLYMLVFVGGTPIGAPIVGAVTAHEGARAGMLFCGAVPMLAALCLLGALAVRDGAGLRRACTA
- a CDS encoding ricin-type beta-trefoil lectin domain protein, with the translated sequence MSAPSHRRPRRLALVAALGAALALLAPAGVAQAGTHPAVPPAGTNGFRGVNWADPRDNFASDAVVPSGLSTSYSYRQVSRTARDVVKGFRQNLGATTLRLPINPSSVGNDWWASYKGAIDAATNRHTKVILSYWEADTSKDGFIDDPAAWNRMWDTVVSDYRDNPWVYFEPMNEPHGYTLDQWVAVTSGWLARHSDVPRGRVVISGTGYNDSVVGVGAAPELAGTLLSLHFYGYWFSYTTEAEWKAELLPRIGAYASRTIMDEVGSPMTTGLNYGAHDGNVYTSYLAAVTDTARALGMGLVYWPGLRTGDAYSIESLTPSGDLVDNNASGVAQLRWGYGYGRRSPVNDLPPAPPGEVIRGVGSGRCVDVPGFSTTAGTQLDLWDCNAGENQSWGWNSSKQLTVYGSTCMAVGGDGASAGSPVVLADCAPVAAQQWEVRDDGTITSAVDPALCLDAAGVGTGNGTPVDVWWCNGASNQSWTRS
- a CDS encoding RecQ family ATP-dependent DNA helicase; this encodes MPFTPVTDESLTAAADDVVHRLAGPAAVPRPDQVAAAHALVVEGRRALVVQATGWGKSAVYLMATAATRAAGGGLTLVVCPLLSLMRDQVASAVRAGVRADALHSGNVDDWPSVEAALERDEVDLLLLSPERLANPRFARSVLPGLLRRVGLVVVDEAHCLSSWGHDFRPDYLRLSRDLLSGLGDVPVLATTATANARVTSDVAAQLGEQTVTVRGALARGSLTLAVVPGLGPLERYAWVAEALTGLAGSGIVYTLTVAETDRLAGYLREQGISAVAYSSKLEPGERLRVEDALRANEVKAVVATSALGMGFDKPDLAFVVHVGSPASPVDYYQQVGRAGRGIDSATAVLLPAAESDPRIWEHFATATIPDPDSAARVLAELDSSPEPRSVPALEAATGVRRGRLEALLKLLAVDGAVDREGSGWRSTGTGWTFDDERFARLRRARADEADIMRRYAAGEGCLMAFLQRALDDPDPEPCGRCSVCTGRLPAPGTAVPPERVVAARDSLRGRDVVLEPRKMWPTGGSGSGPAARRGRIPASSQAEPGRALAFADDPAWVDALAPLAGTDRELPDELGAALVQVLSRWRTSWVARPSCVVVVPSRSHPQLVGSTGAYVAQVGRLPLVTDLLEVTGPPPPREVASGVRAAALLETLRVRPGAAVPDGPLLLVDDVLVSGWTATVAAALLREAGSGPVLPLVLHQRP
- a CDS encoding HAD-IA family hydrolase, which encodes MTGPARRAVLFDVDGVLLDSYAVYRAVWDRWAGDHGLDPAAVWSETHGRRGLDTITTVAPHLDAAAELDRLQGYLAEQAPTMPAYPGAASLLSALPAGSWAVVTSGVDELVRASFAAAGVPAPGVVVDAHRVERGKPDPQGYLLAARELDVPPESCVVVEDAPAGVTAGRAAGMAVLGVATTHPPAALLAAGAARVVADLPTAAPLLVAWVLVGAAVA
- a CDS encoding LysR family transcriptional regulator, which produces MFEPSQLETFLAVAQTRSFTQAARTRGIGQPTVSQHVRKLETAAGRQLVHRDTHSVSLTPDGEAMIGFARSILRAHEQASAYFSSERPTGRVRLGMSDDLALTGLPQILYDFGRDHPLVELELTVDQSGTLHRRLENDRLDLFLGKRVDDDQRGTLLSRERLVWVGTPGTSLDPAKPVPLVVYPNPSISRTQMQKALERAARPWRNVCICRGVNGLIAAVSAGIGVSSIAKSLMPANLVALGPEHGLPELGSVDLVLMSNPRSEAKSSVKALAATVLASDLSRVPQSRGGR